One genomic segment of Chitinophaga sancti includes these proteins:
- a CDS encoding PorP/SprF family type IX secretion system membrane protein, translated as MKQFVKFIAGCTMLLGTALQGNAQDMHFSQYFNAPLLTNPANTGFIPDGNYRLGVTYRDQWASIPVPYRTMSAFGDFQLFRDKLEYGWVGVGGVLLRDVAGSGNLTSTKAYASVAYHQLLGQSSLLSLGFNVGSANKRVDVTKLTFGDQWNGKFFDAQVPTSEPFSATSVTYYDMQVGMNYAYFPTENIYINAGVSAQHVNKPRETFYEGNTIIPRLYTGFINASIKMSDKVIINPSAYYARQAGSNEVVMGGHLAYNLSEHGETQLYGGAYYRVKDAAVLLVGYQLKGVKMMFSYDATMSSLAAANNHRGAYEIGIVYTGLYTNRSFSNAKRMTICPSF; from the coding sequence ATGAAGCAGTTTGTAAAATTTATCGCGGGTTGTACCATGCTGTTGGGAACAGCATTACAGGGAAATGCGCAGGACATGCATTTCTCGCAGTACTTCAATGCACCATTGCTGACTAACCCGGCCAATACTGGTTTTATACCCGATGGTAACTACCGGTTGGGAGTTACTTACCGCGATCAGTGGGCGAGTATACCTGTGCCATACAGAACCATGTCTGCATTTGGCGATTTTCAGTTGTTTCGCGACAAGCTTGAATATGGCTGGGTAGGTGTGGGAGGTGTGCTGTTGCGTGATGTGGCGGGTTCAGGCAATCTGACTTCTACAAAGGCGTATGCGTCTGTCGCATATCACCAGTTGTTAGGCCAGAGTAGTTTGTTGTCATTAGGGTTTAATGTGGGTAGTGCAAACAAGAGGGTGGATGTAACCAAACTGACATTCGGCGATCAGTGGAATGGAAAATTCTTTGATGCGCAGGTGCCGACATCAGAGCCTTTTAGTGCAACGAGTGTGACTTACTATGATATGCAGGTGGGTATGAACTATGCATATTTCCCAACAGAGAATATCTACATCAATGCAGGTGTATCCGCACAGCATGTGAATAAGCCACGGGAAACTTTTTATGAAGGCAATACCATCATTCCAAGGCTCTATACAGGTTTTATCAATGCCAGCATAAAGATGAGTGATAAGGTGATTATTAACCCTTCGGCATATTATGCAAGACAGGCAGGATCGAATGAGGTAGTGATGGGGGGGCACCTGGCGTATAATCTTTCAGAGCATGGGGAGACACAGTTGTATGGTGGGGCGTATTATCGGGTAAAAGATGCGGCCGTGTTGCTGGTGGGATATCAGTTGAAAGGAGTGAAGATGATGTTTAGTTATGATGCAACGATGTCGTCGCTTGCTGCTGCAAATAACCACAGGGGCGCTTATGAGATAGGAATTGTATATACAGGATTGTATACGAACAGGTCGTTCAGCAATGCAAAACGCATGACGATCTGTCCTAGTTTCTAA
- a CDS encoding PKD domain-containing protein, whose amino-acid sequence MKCSFPIGCLAFIISLFAGERVMAQTATAQEIYYSRALQFTENKGQWTGDFLYKADMGGGAVFLKRTSFMFLLQNKDDMFALAEKMHGHSRTNDTTWQFVPGTVTTSNSAVSRSSSSSTSSTSDSLPVIRSHAYEVTFLNANNPDISADKAADSYSNYLIGNDKSKWASHVKSYGLVNYKSLYNGIDMQVYSDAGVLKYDLIVQPGADPSQVQLQYTGANKVEVKKGNLIITTSVGTVTEQMPLAYQYIDNERVTVKVSYSLSGDKLKYKVSGDYNKAYPLIIDPSYIFSTVSGSTADNWGFTATYDGAGNFYGGGIVFGTGYPVTTGAFQTQYNHSGTFDIGISKFSSNGRQLIYATYLGGSGKEQPHSLFVDANNNLVISGRTTSTDYPYSKLIGTQGGWDIVVTKLNADGSAYIGSLMIGSSSDDGVNIREDRTQGSSLLLRNYGDDARSEVVIDDAGYIYVASCTRGSNFPVTAGVLQPTFGGKQDGVIMKINPTCTDMEWATFIGGSNEDAAFVLALNGTSSLYVAGGTASNDFPIKGSTLYTSYKGGACDGWIAHITTDGTTITQSTYMGASTAAADQVYGIQMDDKGFVYIMGTTEGTWPVVQPTGTTSFYNDNSRQFIAKLQPDLSAFVYSTTFGKSASTPSISPVAFLVDRCENVYVSGWGGGIDVSLRYPNSNTSGMPIKNPLQRTTDSQDFYFFVLQKDATDILFGSYFGGNGTYEHVDGGTSRFDRNGVIYQGICAWCGTGTSYRPRYPTTPGAYATTAPPDDKCNLGCLKIAFNLDGVRAGIKTEDRKTNYCVPATITFVDTTGTSAVTWTWNFGDGTTVTGTNDTVTHTYNNSGNYTVTLIKCDPASCNGCDTSTLELRIRTDEAVFDMTAARQPPCESLSYLFDLVSTPPKPYQSNSFTLNFGDGTTPLTVGPSDFPISHAFAAEGVYNVTLTLVDTNYCNAPDVDTVTLRVAANVKASFIVADSSCVPATLDFNNTTSGGETFTWDFGDGGTSTDVNPTHTYYTAGEYTISLHVVDNNTCNKEDDTTVTIHIFDAPTADFTYSPVTPIENTPITFTNQSSADAISFDWEYGDGNGSTTTNPVYQYNSTGVYDVSLIAVNAAGCKDTAVKQVSAIVIPLFDIPSAFSPNGDGVNDVFLVKGFGIAKFNMKIYNRVGRLVFETNDPNIGWNGVYAGSIQPMDAYAFVINVQFNDGTSATKNGSVTLLR is encoded by the coding sequence ATGAAATGTAGTTTCCCTATAGGCTGCTTAGCTTTTATAATTTCGCTTTTTGCAGGCGAACGTGTAATGGCACAGACGGCGACAGCGCAGGAAATATATTATAGCAGAGCCCTGCAATTCACAGAGAATAAAGGGCAATGGACAGGCGATTTCCTATACAAAGCAGATATGGGTGGTGGCGCCGTATTCCTGAAGCGCACCAGTTTTATGTTCTTACTACAGAACAAAGACGACATGTTTGCACTGGCTGAAAAAATGCATGGTCATTCCCGCACCAACGATACCACCTGGCAATTCGTACCGGGTACTGTGACTACCAGCAACAGCGCTGTATCCCGTTCTTCATCCTCTTCCACCAGCAGTACTTCCGATTCCCTCCCGGTGATCAGGAGCCATGCCTACGAAGTGACCTTTTTAAATGCCAACAATCCTGATATCTCCGCAGATAAAGCGGCAGACAGCTACTCCAATTACCTGATCGGGAATGATAAGTCTAAATGGGCCTCTCATGTAAAATCGTATGGATTGGTCAATTACAAATCGCTGTACAACGGTATTGATATGCAGGTATATTCAGATGCAGGAGTTTTGAAATATGACCTGATTGTACAACCCGGTGCAGATCCATCGCAGGTGCAGTTACAATATACCGGCGCTAATAAAGTGGAAGTGAAGAAAGGGAACCTGATCATCACTACCTCAGTAGGTACGGTGACAGAACAGATGCCCCTGGCTTATCAGTATATCGACAACGAACGTGTAACTGTAAAAGTATCCTACTCCCTGAGTGGCGATAAACTGAAATATAAAGTTAGCGGTGATTACAACAAAGCATATCCGCTCATCATCGATCCGAGTTATATCTTCTCTACTGTATCCGGTTCTACTGCAGACAACTGGGGCTTTACTGCTACCTACGATGGTGCAGGTAATTTCTATGGAGGGGGTATCGTGTTCGGCACAGGTTATCCTGTTACTACCGGTGCTTTCCAGACACAGTACAACCACAGTGGTACCTTTGATATCGGTATCAGTAAATTCAGTTCCAATGGCCGTCAGTTAATTTATGCCACATACCTGGGTGGTAGCGGCAAGGAACAACCACATAGCTTATTCGTAGATGCAAATAATAACCTCGTTATATCAGGCAGAACTACCTCTACCGACTATCCTTATTCCAAATTGATTGGTACACAGGGTGGCTGGGATATAGTCGTGACAAAACTGAATGCAGATGGTTCAGCTTATATCGGTTCATTGATGATTGGTTCCTCTTCTGATGATGGGGTGAACATTCGTGAAGACAGAACACAGGGGTCAAGTTTACTACTCCGTAACTATGGCGATGATGCACGTAGTGAAGTGGTGATTGACGATGCCGGTTATATCTACGTAGCCAGCTGTACCCGTGGTAGTAATTTCCCGGTAACAGCAGGCGTACTCCAACCTACTTTTGGTGGTAAACAGGATGGTGTGATTATGAAAATAAATCCTACCTGTACAGACATGGAATGGGCTACATTTATAGGTGGCAGCAATGAAGATGCAGCATTTGTATTAGCATTGAATGGCACCAGCAGTCTGTATGTAGCAGGGGGTACTGCCAGTAACGATTTTCCTATCAAAGGAAGTACACTTTATACATCCTACAAAGGTGGTGCATGTGATGGCTGGATAGCTCACATCACAACAGACGGTACAACCATCACGCAAAGTACCTACATGGGTGCTTCTACTGCCGCTGCCGATCAGGTATATGGCATACAGATGGATGACAAAGGTTTTGTGTACATCATGGGTACAACAGAAGGTACATGGCCGGTAGTACAACCTACAGGTACGACCTCTTTCTACAATGATAATTCCAGGCAGTTTATTGCAAAACTGCAACCTGACTTGTCTGCATTTGTATACAGCACCACATTTGGTAAATCTGCTTCCACGCCTAGTATTTCGCCGGTTGCCTTTCTGGTAGATCGTTGTGAAAATGTGTATGTATCCGGATGGGGTGGTGGTATTGATGTGAGTCTGCGTTATCCTAACTCGAATACGAGTGGAATGCCGATCAAAAATCCATTGCAACGTACCACGGATAGTCAGGATTTTTACTTCTTCGTATTGCAGAAAGATGCAACAGATATCCTCTTTGGTAGCTACTTTGGAGGAAATGGTACTTATGAACACGTAGATGGGGGTACCAGCCGTTTCGACAGAAATGGGGTGATCTACCAGGGTATTTGTGCCTGGTGTGGAACAGGTACCAGCTACAGGCCAAGGTATCCCACCACACCTGGTGCATATGCTACGACAGCACCACCTGATGATAAGTGTAACCTGGGTTGTTTGAAGATTGCATTCAACCTCGATGGTGTAAGAGCTGGTATCAAAACAGAAGATAGAAAAACAAATTATTGTGTACCTGCCACCATTACATTCGTAGATACAACCGGTACAAGTGCAGTGACCTGGACATGGAACTTTGGTGATGGAACAACCGTTACCGGAACTAATGATACAGTAACACATACTTACAATAATTCAGGCAACTATACAGTGACCCTGATTAAATGTGATCCGGCCAGTTGTAATGGTTGTGATACGTCTACACTGGAACTGCGTATCAGAACAGACGAAGCGGTATTCGACATGACAGCGGCCAGACAACCGCCGTGTGAATCGCTGAGTTACCTGTTTGACCTGGTGAGCACACCTCCAAAACCTTACCAGAGCAATTCATTCACATTGAATTTTGGTGATGGTACTACACCACTGACAGTAGGCCCATCGGACTTCCCAATTTCACATGCATTTGCTGCAGAAGGTGTGTACAATGTAACGCTGACACTCGTAGATACAAACTATTGTAATGCACCGGATGTAGATACAGTGACACTGCGTGTAGCGGCAAATGTGAAAGCTTCCTTCATTGTAGCAGACAGTAGTTGTGTACCTGCAACACTGGACTTTAATAACACAACATCTGGTGGTGAAACATTCACCTGGGACTTTGGTGATGGCGGCACATCGACAGATGTAAATCCAACACACACTTACTACACAGCAGGTGAGTATACCATCAGTCTGCATGTGGTAGATAACAACACCTGTAACAAGGAAGATGATACCACCGTTACAATACATATATTCGATGCACCAACAGCGGACTTTACATATTCTCCGGTGACACCGATAGAGAATACACCGATTACATTTACGAATCAATCTTCTGCAGATGCGATCAGTTTCGACTGGGAATATGGAGATGGCAATGGTTCTACAACAACGAACCCGGTGTATCAGTATAATTCAACAGGCGTGTATGATGTATCACTGATAGCTGTAAATGCAGCAGGATGTAAGGATACAGCAGTGAAGCAGGTAAGTGCGATCGTGATACCATTGTTCGATATTCCTTCCGCTTTTTCTCCGAATGGAGATGGGGTGAATGATGTGTTCCTTGTGAAAGGATTTGGTATCGCTAAGTTCAACATGAAAATTTATAACCGCGTAGGCCGGTTGGTATTCGAAACGAATGATCCGAATATTGGCTGGAACGGGGTATACGCTGGATCTATTCAGCCAATGGATGCCTATGCCTTTGTCATCAATGTACAGTTCAATGATGGCACTTCGGCGACAAAGAACGGTAGTGTAACCTTGTTAAGATGA
- the recG gene encoding ATP-dependent DNA helicase RecG encodes MEASIRTAILSNPIEYLKGVGPQRGELLRKEVSIHTFRDLLSYFPFRYVDRTKVEKIISLHAQMDFVQIRGRITRIETVGEKRAKRLVATLRDDTGEIPLVWFQGHQWMEKSLQQHANYLVFGRLSVFNGYLQMSHPEMDLVTEETVTGKPTLEPVYSTTEKLKARGLTAKAIGKLTKNLLEQLSPHEIPENIPLPVIHQYRLMERSKSFFKIHFPASDEDAAQARRRLKFEELFLAQIRICRLKIRRQAASHGFLFTSVGDTFNTFYNEHLPFSLTGAQKRVLKEIRQDTATGRQMNRLVQGDVGSGKTMVALLTMLLAIDNGFQACLMAPTEILSQQHYKSIAELLEKMDLKVALLTGNVKGKARKQILKDTEEGNIQILIGTHALLENQVVFRNLGLAIVDEQHRFGVAQRARLWQKNTMPPHILVMTATPIPRTLAMTVYGDLDVSVIDELPPGRKPITTVHRTEWQRPSVMNFIKDEIKKGRQAYIVYPLIEDSETLDYENLMKGYEEVKAFFPEPQYFISMVHGKQPVDMKETNMHRFVTGDTQIMVATTVIEVGVNVPNASVMVIESTERFGLSQLHQLRGRVGRGAEQSYCILMTGNKLGADSKERINVMVQTNDGFLISEKDMELRGPGDIEGTRQSGILDLKLADIVADKAILEAARASAEKILQEDPDLTLPENQALQHYLAVQQGKSQWSKIS; translated from the coding sequence ATGGAAGCCTCCATTCGAACTGCCATATTATCCAATCCAATTGAGTACCTGAAAGGCGTTGGCCCTCAACGGGGAGAACTTCTGCGCAAAGAAGTCAGTATCCACACCTTCAGGGACCTGCTGAGTTATTTCCCTTTCCGCTACGTAGACCGTACCAAAGTGGAAAAAATCATCAGCCTCCATGCTCAAATGGATTTCGTGCAGATCAGAGGCCGCATCACCAGGATTGAAACCGTCGGCGAAAAACGTGCAAAACGCCTCGTTGCCACCTTGCGCGACGACACCGGCGAAATACCACTCGTCTGGTTTCAGGGACACCAATGGATGGAGAAATCCCTCCAGCAACACGCCAACTACCTTGTATTCGGACGCCTCTCCGTATTCAACGGCTACCTGCAAATGTCCCACCCGGAAATGGACCTGGTCACAGAAGAAACTGTCACCGGCAAACCAACGCTGGAACCAGTCTATTCCACCACCGAAAAATTAAAAGCCAGGGGATTAACTGCAAAGGCTATTGGCAAGCTTACTAAAAATCTGCTTGAACAACTGTCTCCGCACGAAATTCCAGAAAATATCCCACTCCCGGTCATTCACCAATACCGGCTGATGGAAAGATCAAAATCCTTCTTCAAAATTCACTTCCCTGCCAGCGATGAAGATGCTGCACAAGCCAGAAGAAGACTGAAATTTGAAGAACTGTTCCTGGCCCAGATCCGCATCTGCCGGCTCAAGATCAGAAGGCAGGCCGCCTCACACGGATTTTTGTTCACAAGCGTAGGTGATACGTTTAATACTTTTTACAACGAACACCTCCCGTTCTCTCTGACCGGCGCACAAAAAAGAGTACTCAAGGAGATCAGGCAGGACACCGCCACCGGCCGTCAGATGAACCGATTGGTGCAGGGAGATGTAGGTAGCGGCAAAACCATGGTAGCCCTGCTTACTATGCTCCTCGCCATCGACAATGGATTTCAGGCCTGCCTTATGGCACCCACCGAAATCCTGTCACAGCAGCACTACAAAAGCATTGCTGAACTCCTTGAAAAAATGGACCTGAAAGTCGCACTGCTCACCGGCAATGTAAAAGGCAAAGCCCGCAAGCAGATCTTAAAAGATACAGAAGAAGGAAACATACAAATTCTCATCGGCACCCATGCCCTGCTGGAAAACCAGGTGGTTTTCCGCAACCTGGGCCTCGCCATCGTAGATGAACAACATCGTTTTGGGGTAGCACAGCGCGCCAGGTTATGGCAAAAAAATACCATGCCTCCGCACATCCTTGTTATGACAGCGACACCCATCCCCCGTACACTGGCCATGACCGTTTACGGTGACCTGGATGTGTCTGTCATCGATGAACTACCTCCCGGCCGTAAGCCTATCACCACTGTACACCGTACAGAATGGCAGCGCCCTTCGGTAATGAATTTCATCAAAGATGAAATCAAAAAGGGCCGCCAGGCGTACATTGTATACCCATTGATCGAAGACTCTGAAACCCTTGATTATGAGAATCTCATGAAAGGGTATGAAGAAGTCAAAGCTTTCTTCCCGGAACCACAGTACTTTATCAGCATGGTACATGGCAAGCAACCGGTGGATATGAAGGAAACCAATATGCATCGTTTCGTAACCGGCGACACCCAGATTATGGTGGCCACAACTGTGATAGAGGTGGGGGTAAACGTACCCAATGCCTCCGTAATGGTGATAGAAAGCACGGAAAGATTCGGCCTTTCCCAGCTGCACCAGCTCAGAGGCCGCGTGGGTAGAGGGGCAGAGCAGTCCTACTGTATCCTCATGACAGGCAACAAACTGGGGGCTGACTCAAAAGAACGTATCAATGTAATGGTACAAACCAACGATGGGTTCCTTATTTCAGAAAAAGATATGGAACTGAGAGGACCCGGTGATATAGAAGGTACCCGCCAAAGTGGGATACTGGATTTAAAACTGGCCGATATCGTAGCCGACAAAGCCATTCTCGAAGCCGCCCGTGCCAGCGCAGAGAAAATATTACAGGAGGATCCCGACCTCACATTGCCTGAAAATCAGGCGCTACAGCATTATCTGGCCGTGCAGCAAGGGAAATCACAATGGAGCAAAATCTCCTGA
- a CDS encoding citrate (Si)-synthase, eukaryotic yields the protein MGHIKEKFKVKADELNVEIKDLVKNHGTRKIEDVTVAQVYQGQRGITGLVTETSLLDANEGIRFRGFSIPELREKLPKVKGGEEPLPEGLFYLMLIGELPTEADVQYLSAQFARRSHVPTHVFAAIDALPVSTHPMTMFTVGVMALQTESAFAKAYAEGINKKDYWSYMYDDAMDLIARLPRIAAYIYRRKYKNNVHIQPNGLLDWAGNFAHMLGYEDEVFRELMRLYMVIHADHEGGNVSAHTTHLVGSALSDAYLSFAAGMNGLAGPLHGLANQEVIKWILNMREELGVSNPSKQQIEEYVRKTLADGKVVPGYGHAVLRKTDPRFTAQMEFAKKHLADDELVNIVWNVYETVPPILEDLGKVKNPWPNVDAHSGALLVHYGLVEYEFYTVLFGVSRALGVLASLCWDRALGFSLERPKSVTTEWMKQFVEGKVEAE from the coding sequence ATGGGTCATATAAAAGAAAAATTTAAGGTCAAGGCCGATGAGCTGAACGTTGAGATTAAAGACCTTGTTAAAAACCACGGAACCAGAAAGATTGAGGATGTAACAGTAGCACAGGTGTACCAGGGACAACGCGGTATCACGGGGTTGGTTACAGAAACTTCGTTACTGGATGCAAATGAAGGTATCCGTTTCCGCGGCTTCAGCATTCCAGAGCTGCGCGAAAAACTGCCGAAAGTGAAAGGTGGAGAGGAGCCATTACCGGAGGGACTGTTTTATTTGATGTTAATAGGAGAGTTGCCTACCGAAGCTGATGTACAGTATTTATCCGCCCAGTTTGCACGTCGTTCGCATGTGCCGACGCACGTATTTGCTGCGATCGATGCACTGCCGGTGAGCACCCACCCAATGACCATGTTCACTGTAGGGGTGATGGCGTTGCAGACAGAATCTGCTTTTGCCAAAGCTTATGCAGAGGGTATTAATAAAAAAGATTACTGGAGCTATATGTATGACGATGCAATGGATCTCATTGCCCGTCTGCCTCGCATAGCTGCTTATATATACCGTCGTAAATACAAGAACAATGTACATATTCAGCCAAATGGTCTGTTGGACTGGGCTGGTAACTTCGCACACATGCTGGGTTATGAAGATGAGGTATTCCGTGAGCTGATGCGTTTGTACATGGTGATTCACGCTGACCACGAAGGTGGTAACGTAAGTGCGCATACCACTCACCTGGTAGGATCTGCACTGAGCGATGCGTATCTGTCATTTGCTGCAGGTATGAATGGTCTGGCTGGTCCATTGCATGGCCTGGCTAACCAGGAAGTGATTAAGTGGATCCTGAATATGCGTGAGGAACTGGGTGTATCAAATCCTTCAAAACAACAGATTGAAGAGTATGTACGCAAAACCCTTGCAGATGGTAAGGTAGTACCAGGTTATGGTCACGCCGTATTGCGTAAAACAGATCCTCGTTTTACAGCACAGATGGAGTTTGCAAAGAAACACCTGGCTGATGATGAACTGGTGAATATTGTATGGAATGTATATGAAACTGTACCACCGATCCTGGAAGATCTGGGTAAGGTAAAGAACCCATGGCCTAACGTAGATGCACATTCAGGTGCACTGTTGGTACATTATGGTTTGGTAGAGTATGAATTCTATACCGTGTTATTTGGTGTATCCCGCGCATTGGGAGTTTTAGCCTCGCTTTGTTGGGATCGTGCACTTGGATTCTCTCTCGAAAGACCGAAGAGTGTTACTACTGAGTGGATGAAGCAGTTTGTAGAAGGGAAGGTAGAAGCTGAGTAA
- a CDS encoding LptF/LptG family permease, with protein sequence MITKIDWYILRKFIGTFIYSLSILLIISIVIDITEKIDDFMNSNLSVYRIIVDYYFGFIPHIAALLFPLFIFISVIFFTSKMAYRTEIVAILSSGVSFRRFLRPYWIGAILFGGILWLGNFWTVPIANKIRTKFENTYVNKKKASESMYDKSIRIDSFTYVTFGSYDPNYKSGGNFELEDVHGQDLRMKLRSERIEWDSIKKVWKLNLVTVRKINGLHETWFKTRDTILKLALNPAEMHEEKNMQEAMTTPELTRYIDRENLRGAEGLNVFYVEKYRRTASSAAVVILSLIGGIIGSKKVRGGSGLHLAVGIVISATYIIMLQFSTVFSIKANLNPMLAVWIPNFVFGALGFYLYMRAPK encoded by the coding sequence ATGATTACTAAAATAGATTGGTATATACTACGTAAGTTCATAGGTACCTTCATTTATTCACTCTCTATCCTGCTCATCATATCTATCGTGATAGATATTACCGAGAAGATAGATGACTTTATGAACAGTAACTTATCTGTTTACCGGATCATCGTAGACTACTATTTTGGCTTTATTCCGCACATTGCAGCGCTCTTATTCCCACTTTTTATATTTATTTCCGTAATTTTCTTCACGTCCAAGATGGCATATCGTACAGAGATCGTAGCCATCCTGAGTAGTGGGGTGAGTTTCAGACGTTTCCTTCGCCCTTACTGGATAGGAGCTATCCTGTTCGGTGGTATTCTCTGGCTGGGTAACTTCTGGACAGTACCGATCGCGAATAAGATCCGTACCAAATTTGAAAACACGTACGTAAACAAGAAGAAAGCGTCAGAAAGCATGTACGATAAGAGTATCCGTATCGATAGCTTTACTTACGTGACCTTCGGATCTTATGACCCTAACTACAAGAGTGGTGGTAACTTCGAACTGGAAGATGTTCATGGCCAGGACCTGCGTATGAAGCTGAGATCAGAAAGAATTGAATGGGATTCCATTAAAAAAGTGTGGAAACTCAACCTTGTAACGGTTCGTAAAATTAATGGACTCCATGAGACCTGGTTTAAAACCAGGGATACCATACTCAAGCTGGCCCTGAATCCTGCCGAAATGCATGAAGAAAAGAACATGCAGGAAGCCATGACCACCCCGGAGCTGACCCGCTACATTGACAGGGAAAACCTGCGCGGGGCAGAAGGATTGAACGTATTCTACGTGGAAAAGTATCGTCGTACCGCATCATCCGCAGCAGTGGTGATCCTTTCCCTGATCGGAGGTATCATCGGTTCCAAAAAAGTTCGTGGAGGTAGTGGGTTGCACCTGGCTGTAGGTATCGTTATCAGTGCGACCTACATCATTATGTTGCAGTTCTCTACCGTATTTTCCATCAAAGCAAACCTGAACCCGATGCTGGCAGTATGGATTCCCAATTTTGTATTTGGAGCACTGGGATTCTACCTGTATATGAGGGCACCGAAATAA
- the tgt gene encoding tRNA guanosine(34) transglycosylase Tgt translates to MIFELTTTDSESKARAGVITTGHGVIETPIFMPVGTVGSVKALTQEQVKQDVQAQIILGNTYHLYLRPGKEILSKAGGLHKFNGWDRPILTDSGGYQVFSLAANRKIKEEGCLFQSHIDGSRHLFTPENVMDIQRTIGADIIMAFDECPPYPSEYRYAKKSMELTHRWLDRCIARLKETQPAYGYEQTLFPIVQGSTFKDLRTISATEIAARECAGNAIGGLSVGEPEADMYEMCGLVCDILPKEKPRYLMGVGTPWNILENIALGVDMFDCVMPTRNGRNGMLFTWNGVINIKNKKWADDFSPIDENSPCFASSQYSKAYLRHLFVAGEILGMTLASIHNLAFYLELVKEARKQILTGNYAQWKNRMVPQLKQRL, encoded by the coding sequence ATGATATTTGAACTGACAACAACTGATAGTGAAAGTAAAGCCCGTGCCGGAGTCATCACCACCGGTCATGGGGTGATTGAAACGCCTATTTTCATGCCTGTAGGCACTGTAGGCAGTGTAAAAGCCCTGACACAGGAGCAGGTTAAACAGGATGTCCAGGCCCAAATCATCCTTGGCAACACCTATCACCTTTACCTGCGCCCAGGTAAGGAGATCCTTTCCAAAGCCGGTGGCCTTCATAAATTCAATGGCTGGGATCGCCCTATTCTCACAGATAGTGGTGGTTATCAGGTGTTTTCTCTCGCTGCTAACAGAAAGATCAAGGAAGAAGGTTGCCTTTTTCAAAGTCATATAGATGGATCCCGTCACCTTTTCACACCTGAAAATGTCATGGACATCCAGCGTACTATCGGAGCAGACATTATTATGGCCTTCGATGAATGTCCACCCTACCCATCCGAATACCGCTATGCGAAAAAGTCGATGGAGCTCACGCACCGCTGGCTGGACCGCTGCATTGCCCGGTTAAAGGAAACACAACCTGCTTATGGATATGAACAGACCCTGTTCCCTATCGTACAGGGTAGTACTTTCAAAGACCTCCGTACCATCTCCGCTACGGAAATCGCTGCCCGTGAATGTGCCGGCAATGCCATTGGGGGCCTCAGCGTAGGTGAACCGGAAGCAGACATGTACGAAATGTGCGGACTGGTGTGCGACATTCTACCCAAAGAGAAACCCCGTTACCTGATGGGCGTGGGTACTCCATGGAACATCCTGGAAAACATCGCTTTAGGTGTTGATATGTTCGATTGCGTGATGCCGACCCGCAATGGTCGTAACGGGATGCTCTTCACCTGGAACGGTGTCATCAATATCAAAAACAAAAAGTGGGCAGACGATTTTTCGCCAATTGACGAAAACAGTCCCTGCTTCGCCTCCAGCCAATATAGCAAAGCTTATCTCCGTCACCTGTTCGTAGCCGGAGAGATCCTGGGTATGACACTGGCCAGTATTCACAACCTGGCGTTTTACCTGGAGCTGGTGAAAGAAGCCCGGAAACAGATTTTAACAGGAAATTATGCCCAGTGGAAGAACAGAATGGTGCCGCAGCTGAAACAAAGACTTTAG